Proteins found in one Miscanthus floridulus cultivar M001 chromosome 4, ASM1932011v1, whole genome shotgun sequence genomic segment:
- the LOC136552515 gene encoding uncharacterized protein, producing MATPTQPTPRRLQSPADLADDALGEIFLHLDSAPDLARASFACASFRRVITDHGFLRRYHALHPPPLLGILASGFIPAQPPHTSAIAARAFAQADAADFSFSFLPIPHRWRRRDSRDGRFLLSGVPTGRGYRRGDLLWITDLAVCDPVHRRYLLLPAIPADLTAAVHQPDIVDFETFLAPAAEDDKDTSFRVICLAQCAIKLVLFVFSSGEGRWHAVTFDDWSAMITGTGNTASTGTGNPASGSELSQRYYAHRCFYWLMHRRNKLLLLNTSGMEFSTVELPQDYTGEIAIVEAGKGKVGMLSLYSLIPHGTVRLSYAILQNDGEIANQWQPEEVLPLPENHRYDIVGVAGGYLLLQGIPEGVSLLHPPKNPNLTCFSLEVKTLHLELFCETNHSILHAELYAGHPPSLSPPSV from the coding sequence atggctacaccgacgcaGCCAACTCCGCGCCGCCTCCAATCCCCTGCGGACCTCGCCGACGATGCCCTTGGGGAGATCTTCCTCCACCTCGACTCTGCCCCGGACCTCGCCCGCGCCTCCTTCGCTTGCGCCAGCTTCCGTCGCGTCATCACAGACCACGGTTTCCTCCGCCGCTACCACGCCCTCCACCCGCCGCCTCTCCTCGGCATCCTCGCCAGCGGCTTTATCCCCGCGCAGCCGCCCCACACCTCCGCCATCGCCGCCCGAGCCTTCGCGCAAGCCGACGCCGCAGACTTCTCGTTCTCCTTCCTCCCCATTCCGCACCGCTGGCGCCGCCGCGACAGCCGCGACGGCCGCTTCCTCCTCTCCGGGGTCCCCACGGGTAGGGGATACCGTCGCGGCGATCTTCTCTGGATCACGGATCTTGCCGTCTGCGACCCTGTGCACCGGCGCTACCTCCTGCTACCGGCCATCCCAGCCGACCTAACCGCCGCTGTCCATCAGCCAGACATCGTTGATTTCGAGACCTTCCTTGCCCCTGCTGCTGAGGATGACAAGGACACGTCATTCAGGGTGATCTGCTTGGCGCAATGCGCAATCAAGCTGGTCCTCTTCGTCTTCTCATCTGGAGAAGGGCGATGGCATGCTGTTACATTTGACGACTGGAGTGCTATGATTACAGGGACCGGAAACACAGCTTCAACAGGGACCGGCAATCCTGCTTCAGGATCAGAGTTGTCCCAACGCTACTATGCCCACAGATGCTTCTATTGGTTGATGCATCGGAGGAACAAATTGCTTTTGCTCAACACAAGTGGGATGGAGTTCTCTACTGTTGAGCTCCCACAGGACTACACTGGAGAGATTGCCATTGTGGAGGCAGGGAAAGGAAAGGTTGGGATGCTTTCTCTCTACAGTCTTATTCCACATGGCACCGTTCGTCTCTCGTATGCCATCTTGCAAAATGATGGTGAGATCGCAAACCAATGGCAGCCTGAGGAGGTGCTCCCGTTGCCTGAGAACCATCGCTATGACATTGTGGGTGTAGCTGGGGGATATTTGCTTCTTCAAGGGATTCCAGAAGGCGTGTCTCTTTTGCATCCCCCAAAGAATCCAAACTTAACCTGTTTTTCGCTGGAGGTCAAGACATTGCACCTTGAGTTGTTCTGTGAAACTAACCATTCCATCTTACATGCTGAACTGTATGCCGGTCACCCACCATCTTTGTCTCCACCAAGTGTATGA